One Streptomyces sp. NBC_01217 genomic region harbors:
- the bioB gene encoding biotin synthase BioB, whose protein sequence is MDLLNTLVDKGLRRELPTREEALAVLATPDDDLLEVVAAAGKVRRQWFGRRVKLNYLVNLKSGLCPEDCSYCSQRLGSKAEILKYTWLKPDEASKAAAAGVAGGAKRVCLVASGRGPTDRDVDRVSQTIEAIKEQNEGVEVCACLGLLSEGQADRLRSAGADAYNHNLNTSEGTYGDITTTHTYADRVETVQQAQAAGLSACSGLIAGMGESDADLVDVVFSLRELDPDSVPVNFLIPFEGTPLAKEWNLTPQRCLRILAMVRFVCPDVEVRLAGGREVHLRSMQPLALHLVNSIFLGDYLTSEGQAGQADLDMIADAGFEVEGAGTTTLPSHRSQVGGGCGSHEGGCAPCGDAPAETAAEPGDVPAARTDLVAVRRRGAGTDLAPNA, encoded by the coding sequence ATGGACCTCCTGAACACGCTGGTGGACAAGGGGCTGCGGCGCGAGCTGCCGACCCGCGAAGAAGCGCTCGCCGTACTGGCGACCCCGGACGACGATCTGCTCGAAGTGGTGGCCGCGGCCGGAAAGGTGCGCCGTCAGTGGTTCGGGCGGCGCGTGAAGCTGAACTATCTGGTCAATCTGAAGTCCGGGCTCTGCCCCGAGGACTGCTCCTACTGCTCGCAGCGGCTCGGCTCGAAGGCCGAGATCCTCAAGTACACGTGGCTGAAGCCGGACGAGGCGTCGAAGGCCGCCGCCGCCGGGGTGGCGGGGGGCGCCAAGCGGGTCTGTCTGGTGGCGAGCGGTCGCGGTCCGACGGACCGGGACGTCGACCGGGTGTCGCAGACCATCGAGGCGATCAAGGAGCAGAACGAGGGCGTCGAGGTGTGCGCCTGCCTCGGTCTGCTCTCCGAGGGCCAGGCCGACCGGCTGCGGTCGGCGGGCGCTGACGCGTACAACCACAACCTCAACACGTCCGAGGGGACGTACGGGGACATCACCACCACCCACACCTATGCGGACCGGGTGGAGACCGTACAGCAGGCGCAGGCGGCAGGGCTCTCGGCGTGCTCCGGGCTGATCGCCGGAATGGGTGAGAGCGACGCCGATCTGGTCGATGTCGTCTTCTCGCTGCGCGAGCTGGACCCGGACTCGGTGCCGGTGAACTTCCTGATCCCGTTCGAGGGAACACCGCTGGCCAAGGAGTGGAACCTCACCCCGCAGCGCTGCCTGCGCATTCTGGCGATGGTCCGGTTCGTCTGCCCGGATGTGGAGGTCCGGCTCGCGGGCGGGCGCGAGGTGCATCTGCGCTCGATGCAGCCGCTCGCGCTGCACCTGGTCAATTCGATCTTCCTGGGCGACTACCTCACCAGTGAGGGACAGGCGGGGCAGGCGGATCTGGACATGATCGCGGACGCCGGTTTCGAGGTGGAGGGAGCGGGAACGACGACGCTGCCCTCGCACCGTTCGCAGGTGGGTGGCGGCTGTGGTTCGCACGAGGGCGGGTGCGCGCCCTGCGGTGACGCGCCCGCGGAGACCGCGGCCGAGCCCGGCGATGTCCCGGCCGCGCGCACGGATCTGGTGGCGGTCCGCCGTCGCGGTGCGGGTACGGATCTCGCCCCCAATGCCTGA
- a CDS encoding adenosylmethionine--8-amino-7-oxononanoate transaminase, which yields MPEALSPAELRSLDRAHVWHPYGPMPGRQEPLVVESASGVRLRLAEPAHGQHELVDGMSSWWSAVHGYNHPVLNEAARGQLDRMSHVMFGGLTHEPAVRLATRLVEITPEPLRHVFLADSGSVSVEVAVKMCLQYWSSAGRSAKQRLLTWRGGYHGDTWQPMSVCDPEGGMHELWSGVLPRQVFADEPPAGFDAEPDAAYVQHLWDLIGEHADRLAAVIVEPVVQGAGGMRFHSPAYLRVLREACDAHDVLLVFDEIATGFGRTGKLFAAGHTGISPDVMCVGKALTGGYLTMAATLCTSRVAQGISRGEVPVLAHGPTFMGNPLASAVACASIDLLLGQDWEKEVERIGGALRDGLAPAAKLPGVRDVRVLGAIGVVQLDHEVDMEAATRAAVRESVWLRPFRDLVYTMPPYVTGDEDVARICRAVCAAAREG from the coding sequence ATGCCTGAGGCTCTCTCCCCGGCCGAGCTGCGGTCCCTGGACCGGGCCCACGTCTGGCATCCGTACGGCCCGATGCCGGGACGTCAGGAGCCGCTGGTCGTGGAGTCCGCGTCCGGGGTCCGCCTCCGGCTCGCCGAACCGGCCCACGGGCAGCACGAGTTGGTCGACGGGATGTCGTCGTGGTGGTCGGCGGTGCACGGCTACAACCACCCGGTGCTCAATGAGGCGGCACGCGGCCAGCTGGACCGGATGAGTCATGTGATGTTCGGCGGGCTCACCCATGAGCCCGCCGTGCGCCTGGCCACCCGGCTGGTGGAGATCACCCCGGAACCGCTGCGCCATGTCTTCCTCGCCGACTCCGGGTCGGTGTCGGTCGAGGTCGCGGTGAAGATGTGTCTGCAGTACTGGAGCTCGGCCGGGCGGTCGGCCAAGCAGCGGCTGCTGACCTGGCGCGGCGGCTATCACGGGGACACCTGGCAGCCGATGTCGGTGTGCGACCCCGAGGGCGGCATGCACGAGCTGTGGTCGGGTGTGCTGCCCCGGCAGGTCTTCGCGGACGAGCCGCCGGCCGGCTTCGACGCGGAGCCGGACGCCGCGTACGTACAGCACCTGTGGGACCTGATCGGGGAGCACGCCGACCGGCTGGCCGCGGTGATCGTGGAGCCGGTGGTGCAGGGTGCGGGCGGGATGCGGTTCCACTCCCCCGCTTATCTGCGGGTGCTGCGCGAGGCGTGCGACGCGCATGACGTGCTGCTGGTGTTCGACGAGATCGCCACGGGTTTCGGCCGTACGGGAAAGCTGTTCGCCGCCGGGCACACGGGCATCTCGCCCGATGTCATGTGCGTGGGCAAGGCACTTACCGGCGGCTATCTGACGATGGCGGCGACGCTGTGCACCTCACGGGTGGCGCAGGGCATCTCGCGCGGCGAGGTACCGGTGCTGGCGCACGGGCCGACGTTCATGGGCAACCCGCTCGCCTCCGCGGTGGCGTGCGCCTCCATCGACCTGCTGCTCGGACAGGACTGGGAGAAGGAGGTCGAGCGGATCGGCGGCGCGCTGCGCGACGGTCTCGCCCCGGCCGCGAAGCTGCCCGGGGTGCGGGATGTGCGGGTGCTGGGCGCGATCGGCGTCGTACAGCTGGATCACGAGGTGGACATGGAGGCCGCGACCCGGGCGGCGGTACGGGAAAGCGTGTGGCTGCGGCCGTTCCGCGATCTCGTCTACACGATGCCGCCGTATGTGACGGGTGACGAGGATGTGGCACGGATCTGCCGTGCCGTGTGCGCGGCCGCGCGGGAGGGCTGA
- the bioD gene encoding dethiobiotin synthase — MTVLVVTGTGTEIGKTVVTAAVAAACRDRRVAVLKPAQTGLAPGEPGDAAEVARLAGGHVTAVELARFPEPLAPATAARRAGLAPVRPYEIAEAAEKLAAGHDLVLIEGAGGLLVRYDDEGATLADAARLLGAPVLIVAPAGLGTLNATALTSEALRARGLECRGVVVGSMPAEPDLAALCNLQDLPVAAGAPLLGAVPAGAGALAPAEFRARAGSWLAAELGGNRRAD, encoded by the coding sequence ATGACGGTTCTGGTGGTGACGGGTACCGGCACGGAGATCGGCAAGACGGTCGTGACCGCGGCCGTGGCGGCGGCCTGCCGGGACCGGCGCGTCGCGGTGCTCAAGCCCGCGCAGACGGGGCTGGCCCCCGGCGAGCCCGGCGATGCCGCCGAGGTGGCACGGCTGGCGGGCGGCCATGTGACCGCGGTCGAACTGGCGCGGTTCCCCGAACCGTTGGCACCGGCCACGGCCGCCCGCAGGGCCGGTCTGGCGCCGGTACGGCCGTACGAGATCGCCGAGGCGGCCGAGAAGCTGGCGGCCGGGCACGATCTGGTGCTGATCGAGGGCGCGGGCGGCCTGCTCGTACGGTACGACGACGAGGGCGCGACCCTGGCCGATGCGGCCCGGCTGCTGGGCGCGCCGGTCCTGATCGTGGCACCGGCCGGGCTCGGCACGCTCAACGCCACCGCGTTGACCTCGGAAGCTCTGCGGGCCCGGGGGCTGGAGTGCCGCGGTGTGGTGGTGGGCAGCATGCCCGCCGAGCCGGACCTCGCGGCGCTCTGCAATCTTCAGGACCTTCCGGTGGCCGCGGGCGCCCCGCTGCTGGGTGCGGTGCCGGCCGGTGCGGGGGCGCTGGCGCCCGCCGAGTTCCGCGCCAGGGCGGGGAGTTGGCTGGCGGCGGAACTGGGCGGGAATCGGCGGGCGGACTGA
- a CDS encoding class I SAM-dependent methyltransferase, translating into MRLRSTKILEDAVHHPVFARFYARMSVAAETGAGLAAVRSELLAGLSGRVIDIGAGNGLNFAHYPPAVSEVVAIEPERTLRQLAVRSALRAGIPVDVVPGVAEALPVKSEAFDGAVTSLVLCTVRNVERSLAEIVRVLRPGGELRFFEHVRADDRAMATVQLALDRTVWPLVAGGCHTARDTLAAIERAGFTVETYRRVRMPDWGIRLPTSACVLGVARRPTVVS; encoded by the coding sequence ATGCGTCTGCGCAGCACGAAGATCCTTGAGGACGCCGTGCACCATCCGGTCTTCGCCCGGTTCTACGCCCGGATGAGCGTGGCCGCGGAGACCGGGGCGGGGCTGGCCGCGGTGCGCTCGGAACTGCTGGCCGGTCTGTCGGGCCGGGTCATCGACATAGGGGCGGGCAACGGCCTGAACTTCGCGCACTACCCGCCCGCGGTGTCGGAGGTGGTGGCGATCGAACCCGAGCGCACCCTGCGGCAGTTGGCGGTACGGTCGGCGCTGCGTGCCGGAATTCCGGTGGATGTGGTGCCGGGTGTGGCAGAGGCCCTGCCGGTGAAGAGCGAGGCGTTCGACGGGGCCGTCACGTCGTTGGTGCTGTGCACCGTGCGGAATGTGGAGCGTTCGCTCGCGGAGATCGTACGGGTGCTGCGTCCCGGCGGCGAGCTCCGTTTCTTCGAGCACGTGCGGGCCGATGACCGGGCCATGGCAACGGTTCAGCTGGCGCTGGACCGTACGGTGTGGCCGCTGGTGGCAGGTGGCTGTCACACGGCGCGCGACACCCTGGCCGCCATCGAGCGCGCCGGGTTCACGGTGGAGACGTACCGCAGGGTCAGGATGCCCGACTGGGGAATCCGGCTGCCCACATCGGCGTGCGTGCTTGGCGTGGCGCGGCGGCCGACCGTGGTGAGCTGA
- a CDS encoding fic family toxin-antitoxin system, toxin component — MNLQIDLSWLLMVAEHKTPGDPQVVDWGALVAAVARHEAEIFGSPVYSDPHSRAASLLQLLLHVPALEHSNALFSSAVAYGYLVASGLKVITSPEQVRDLARLVKEGKADVRAIADELRQWSL; from the coding sequence TTGAACCTCCAGATCGACCTTTCCTGGCTGCTCATGGTGGCCGAGCACAAGACCCCCGGCGATCCACAGGTCGTCGACTGGGGCGCGCTAGTGGCCGCGGTGGCCCGCCATGAGGCCGAGATCTTCGGCAGCCCCGTCTACAGCGACCCGCACTCCAGGGCCGCATCCCTTCTGCAGTTGCTGCTCCATGTGCCCGCGCTCGAACACTCCAATGCCCTGTTCTCCTCGGCCGTCGCCTACGGCTATCTCGTCGCCTCCGGACTGAAGGTCATCACTTCACCCGAGCAGGTGCGCGACTTGGCCCGGCTCGTGAAGGAGGGCAAGGCGGATGTCCGGGCCATCGCCGACGAACTGCGCCAGTGGAGCCTGTGA
- a CDS encoding SpoIIE family protein phosphatase has product MAKRFGRFRNAPVRSLTDKHPRSLAGQVFALQVAVVVLLVAAAVLALLLQSQHDTNSEARHRSIAVAQTFAHSPGVLAALKTPDPSKVLQPLTEAARKAAGVDFIVVMNTKGIRYTHPQPQQIGKKFVGTIGPSLAGQVYTESVNGPLGHEVQAVVPIEDHADKVVGLVSAGMKVENVTSVVSRQIPIILGTGAAALVMATTGTALIARRLRRQTHRLGPAEMTRMYEHHDAVLHSVREGVLIVSNDGRLVLANDEARRLLDLPQDAEGQRIKDLPGLDPGTVELLTSGRAATDEVHLAGDRLLAVNQRTTDRHGGPKGTVATLRDSTELRALSGRADRARERLQLLHDAGLGIGTTLDVVSTAEELAKVAVPRLADFVTVDLADPVLHGDEPTTTGADMRRTAVRGIRDDHPLYERGTLIDFLPSTPQAKAFGSGRSELVPDLSAAPGWLAQEPERTHRVVEYGIHSLITVPLQARGVILGMANFWRSEKPQPFEEDDLSLAEELVARAAVSIDNARRYTREHALAVTLQRSLLPRALPEQSALDVAHRYLPAFSGVSGDWFDVIPLPGSRVALVVGDVVGHGLHAAATMGRLRTAVHNFSTLDLPPDEILNHLDDLVQRIDQEEVETTAGAGITGATCLYAIYDPVSRRCAMARAGHPPPAVVRPDGNVTFPDLPAGPPLGLGGMPFETEELELAEGTQLVLYTDGLIEDRTRDIDVGIELLREALAYHPDRSPDESCQAVLDDLLPSRPKDDVALLIARTRAIPPDHVADWDVPFDPAAVAGMRAAVAGKLDDWGLSELAFAVELVLSELITNAIRYGSAPVTIRLLLDRTLTCEVADGSSTSPHLRYAAALDEGGRGLFLVAQLTERWGTRYTPQGKVIWAELSLPRPDGSVNAAAFLDILDAEL; this is encoded by the coding sequence GTGGCCAAACGTTTCGGCCGATTCCGGAACGCACCGGTTCGGTCACTCACGGACAAGCACCCCCGAAGCCTCGCCGGGCAGGTTTTCGCCCTGCAGGTGGCTGTGGTGGTGCTCCTCGTGGCGGCCGCGGTGCTGGCGCTCCTGCTGCAGTCCCAGCACGACACCAACTCGGAGGCGAGACACCGTTCGATCGCCGTCGCGCAGACGTTCGCGCACTCACCGGGCGTCCTGGCCGCGTTGAAGACCCCTGATCCCTCCAAGGTGCTCCAACCGCTCACCGAGGCCGCGCGGAAGGCGGCCGGCGTCGACTTCATCGTGGTGATGAACACCAAGGGGATCCGTTACACGCACCCTCAGCCGCAGCAGATCGGAAAGAAGTTCGTCGGCACCATCGGGCCGTCGCTGGCCGGGCAGGTGTACACCGAGAGCGTCAACGGCCCGCTCGGCCACGAGGTGCAGGCGGTCGTCCCCATCGAGGACCACGCGGACAAGGTCGTGGGCCTGGTGTCCGCCGGCATGAAGGTCGAGAACGTGACCAGCGTGGTGTCCCGGCAGATTCCGATCATCCTCGGTACCGGAGCGGCCGCGCTCGTCATGGCCACGACGGGGACCGCGCTGATCGCCAGACGGCTGCGGCGCCAGACCCACCGGCTGGGCCCGGCCGAGATGACCCGTATGTACGAGCATCATGACGCGGTGCTGCACTCCGTGCGCGAGGGCGTGCTCATCGTCAGCAACGACGGCCGGCTCGTCCTGGCGAACGACGAGGCCAGGCGGCTGCTGGACCTGCCGCAGGATGCCGAGGGGCAGCGCATCAAGGACCTGCCCGGCCTCGATCCCGGCACGGTGGAGCTGCTGACCTCGGGCCGCGCGGCCACGGACGAGGTGCACCTTGCGGGGGACCGCCTGCTCGCGGTCAACCAGCGGACCACCGATCGTCACGGCGGCCCGAAGGGGACGGTCGCGACGTTGCGTGACTCCACGGAGCTGCGGGCACTGTCGGGCAGGGCGGACCGCGCCCGCGAGCGGCTGCAACTGCTGCACGACGCCGGGCTGGGCATCGGCACCACCCTCGATGTGGTGAGCACGGCCGAGGAGCTGGCGAAGGTCGCGGTCCCCCGGCTCGCCGACTTCGTCACCGTCGACCTTGCCGATCCGGTCCTGCACGGCGACGAGCCGACGACCACGGGCGCGGACATGCGCCGCACCGCCGTCCGGGGCATCCGGGACGACCATCCGCTCTACGAACGCGGCACCCTGATCGACTTCCTGCCCTCCACGCCGCAGGCGAAGGCCTTCGGCAGTGGCCGCTCGGAGCTGGTGCCCGACCTGTCCGCCGCACCCGGCTGGCTCGCCCAGGAACCGGAGCGGACACACAGGGTCGTCGAGTACGGCATCCACTCGCTGATCACCGTGCCCCTCCAGGCCCGGGGCGTCATCCTCGGCATGGCCAACTTCTGGCGCTCGGAGAAACCCCAGCCGTTCGAGGAGGACGACCTGTCCCTGGCCGAGGAACTGGTCGCCCGGGCGGCGGTCAGCATCGACAACGCCCGCCGCTACACCCGGGAGCACGCACTGGCCGTGACACTGCAGCGCAGCCTGCTCCCGCGCGCCCTGCCCGAGCAGAGCGCACTCGATGTCGCCCATCGCTACCTGCCCGCGTTCTCCGGGGTGAGCGGCGACTGGTTCGATGTGATCCCGCTGCCGGGCAGCCGGGTGGCGCTGGTCGTCGGGGACGTCGTCGGCCACGGCCTGCACGCGGCCGCCACGATGGGACGGCTGCGTACCGCCGTGCACAACTTCTCCACACTCGACCTGCCGCCCGACGAGATCCTCAACCACCTCGACGACCTGGTCCAGCGCATCGACCAGGAGGAGGTGGAAACGACCGCCGGTGCCGGGATCACGGGCGCCACCTGCCTGTATGCGATCTACGATCCCGTCTCCCGCCGCTGTGCAATGGCGCGGGCGGGGCATCCCCCGCCCGCAGTCGTACGGCCCGACGGCAACGTGACGTTCCCCGATCTGCCGGCCGGGCCGCCGTTGGGCCTGGGCGGCATGCCGTTCGAGACCGAGGAACTGGAGCTGGCGGAGGGCACACAGCTCGTCCTGTACACCGACGGGCTCATCGAGGACCGCACCCGGGACATCGACGTGGGGATCGAGCTGCTGCGCGAAGCCCTGGCGTACCACCCCGACCGGTCGCCGGACGAGAGCTGCCAGGCGGTGCTCGACGACCTCCTGCCCAGCCGGCCCAAGGACGATGTGGCGCTGCTGATCGCCCGCACACGGGCGATCCCGCCCGACCACGTCGCCGACTGGGACGTGCCGTTCGACCCCGCCGCAGTGGCGGGGATGCGCGCCGCCGTGGCCGGGAAGCTCGACGACTGGGGCCTGTCCGAGCTGGCATTCGCCGTGGAACTGGTGCTCAGCGAGCTGATCACCAACGCCATCCGCTACGGCTCCGCACCGGTCACGATACGGCTGCTGCTCGACCGCACCCTGACCTGCGAGGTCGCCGACGGCAGCAGCACCTCGCCCCATCTGCGCTATGCCGCCGCACTGGACGAGGGAGGCCGCGGGCTGTTCCTCGTCGCCCAGCTGACCGAACGCTGGGGCACCCGCTACACCCCCCAGGGCAAGGTCATCTGGGCAGAACTGTCCCTGCCCCGCCCCGACGGGAGCGTGAACGCCGCGGCGTTCCTGGACATCCTCGACGCGGAACTCTGA
- a CDS encoding GNAT family N-acetyltransferase, with translation MSDLHVRCATLTDIDAVLRFWREAAEGTSISDDHDGVSRLISRDPGALLLAERDGLLVGSVIAGFDGWRCSAYRLAVHPDRRRQGIATALLEAAEQRFIALGGRRVDAMVLEANERAHHTWAAGGYHREDHWRRWVKPLTD, from the coding sequence ATGAGTGATCTCCACGTCCGTTGCGCCACCCTCACCGATATCGACGCCGTCCTGCGGTTCTGGCGCGAAGCCGCAGAAGGGACGAGTATCAGCGACGACCACGACGGAGTGTCCCGGCTCATCTCGCGAGACCCCGGGGCCCTGCTTCTCGCAGAGCGCGACGGGCTGCTCGTGGGAAGTGTCATAGCCGGTTTCGACGGCTGGCGATGCTCCGCGTACCGGCTGGCCGTACACCCGGACCGGCGCAGGCAGGGCATCGCCACCGCCCTGCTGGAAGCGGCGGAACAGCGGTTCATCGCCCTGGGCGGGCGACGGGTGGACGCCATGGTCCTGGAGGCCAATGAGCGGGCGCACCACACCTGGGCCGCGGGCGGCTACCACCGCGAGGACCACTGGCGGCGCTGGGTGAAGCCCCTCACGGACTGA
- a CDS encoding hemolysin family protein, whose product MTEVLLLLVAVLLSLACGAFVAAEFSLTTVERGQLERAVEQGERGAASAMKAVRSLTFQLSGAQLGITVTNLVVGMLSEPSIAKLIRGPVEAVGLSPGVASSLALVLGTALSTVFLMVVGELVPKNWAISSPLAVAKSVATPQRAFTSVFRPFISHLNNTANRIVRRFGLEPAEELASARSPQELVALARHSAKAGALEADTAELFVRTLNLAELTAENVMTPRVQVTALEIQATAEDVANATRATGLSRFPVYRGNLDTVVGVAHIKDVLAVPAEQRPRTRVSELLREPLLVPETLTVDRLLDRLSSRLAMAVVIDEYGGTAGVVTLEDIVEEVVGEVRDEHDPHETPDLAAAGEDADGRTLWSADGAARIDQLKRIGLRVPEGPYETLAGIIATEVGRIPAVGDSIELAGWRVDVVDASGRRAARALLHAPLPGDDEQAKDAR is encoded by the coding sequence ATGACGGAAGTGCTTCTGCTGCTCGTGGCGGTGCTGCTCTCGCTCGCCTGTGGCGCCTTCGTCGCGGCCGAGTTCTCACTGACGACCGTCGAGCGCGGCCAGCTCGAACGGGCCGTCGAACAGGGCGAGCGCGGCGCCGCGAGCGCCATGAAGGCCGTACGGAGCCTCACCTTCCAGCTCTCCGGCGCACAGCTCGGCATCACCGTCACCAACCTGGTGGTCGGCATGCTCTCCGAACCGTCCATCGCGAAGCTGATCCGCGGACCGGTGGAGGCCGTCGGCCTGTCCCCCGGGGTGGCGTCCTCCCTGGCCCTCGTCCTGGGAACCGCGCTGTCCACCGTGTTCCTGATGGTCGTCGGTGAACTCGTACCGAAGAACTGGGCGATCTCCTCCCCGCTCGCCGTGGCGAAGTCCGTGGCGACCCCGCAGCGGGCCTTCACCTCGGTCTTCCGGCCGTTCATCAGCCACCTCAACAACACCGCGAACCGGATCGTGCGCCGCTTCGGCCTGGAACCGGCCGAGGAACTGGCCTCTGCCCGCAGCCCGCAGGAGCTGGTGGCGCTGGCCCGGCACTCCGCGAAGGCGGGCGCGCTGGAGGCGGACACCGCGGAGCTGTTCGTCCGCACCCTCAACCTGGCGGAGCTCACGGCGGAGAACGTCATGACCCCGCGGGTCCAGGTCACCGCGCTCGAAATACAGGCGACCGCCGAGGACGTGGCGAACGCCACCCGGGCGACCGGACTGTCCCGCTTCCCGGTGTACCGCGGCAACCTCGACACCGTCGTCGGCGTGGCACACATCAAGGACGTGCTGGCCGTCCCGGCCGAGCAGCGGCCCCGTACACGCGTCTCGGAGCTGCTGCGCGAGCCCCTGCTCGTACCGGAGACCCTCACCGTGGACCGGCTTCTGGACCGGCTGTCCAGCAGGCTCGCCATGGCCGTCGTCATCGACGAGTACGGCGGGACAGCCGGCGTCGTGACCCTGGAGGACATCGTCGAGGAGGTGGTCGGCGAGGTGCGCGACGAGCACGACCCGCACGAGACGCCGGACCTGGCAGCGGCGGGCGAGGACGCCGACGGACGGACCCTGTGGTCGGCCGACGGCGCCGCCCGCATCGACCAGCTGAAGAGGATAGGACTGCGGGTGCCGGAGGGACCGTACGAGACACTCGCCGGAATCATCGCCACCGAGGTCGGCCGCATCCCCGCCGTGGGTGATTCGATCGAACTGGCCGGCTGGCGGGTCGACGTGGTGGACGCCTCCGGGCGCCGTGCCGCGCGGGCGCTGCTGCATGCGCCGCTGCCCGGCGACGACGAGCAGGCAAAGGACGCACGATGA
- a CDS encoding hemolysin family protein has protein sequence MIAVQLFIGLMTLVFNAFFVGAEFALISVRRSQIEPEAENGNRRARSVIWGLEHVSALLAAAQLGITLCTLVLGIVAEPAIAHLLEPVFDAVGVPHGLVHPISFVIALSVATYLHMLLGEMVPKNIALAEPVRTALLLGPPLVTLARALRPVIFAINAFANALLKLLRVETKDEVSATFSDDELARLVKDAGAAGLVDDRAAERLHHALELGRRPVRDVVMPVERVVYARIGTTPEQLEQLSYETGFSRFPVMDSEERILGYLHVKDALDATPRDVPFPVTAMRPIARVRAATPLDDVLTALRRSRTHLAAVLDEDERLAGMVTMEDVLRELVGRPKAR, from the coding sequence ATGATCGCCGTCCAGCTCTTCATCGGACTGATGACCCTGGTCTTCAACGCCTTCTTCGTCGGCGCGGAGTTCGCGCTGATCTCCGTACGCCGCAGCCAGATAGAACCGGAGGCGGAGAACGGAAACCGGCGGGCGCGCAGCGTCATCTGGGGCCTCGAACACGTCTCGGCGCTGCTCGCGGCGGCGCAGTTGGGCATCACCCTGTGCACCCTGGTCCTCGGCATCGTCGCCGAACCGGCCATCGCGCATCTGCTGGAGCCCGTCTTCGACGCGGTGGGCGTGCCGCACGGACTGGTCCATCCGATCTCGTTCGTGATCGCGCTGTCCGTGGCGACGTATCTGCACATGCTCCTCGGCGAAATGGTGCCGAAGAACATCGCCCTGGCCGAGCCCGTACGGACCGCACTGCTGCTCGGACCACCGCTGGTGACCCTCGCCCGGGCGCTGCGCCCGGTGATCTTCGCCATCAACGCCTTCGCCAACGCGCTGCTGAAACTCCTGCGGGTCGAGACGAAGGACGAGGTGTCCGCCACGTTCTCCGACGACGAACTGGCCCGGCTGGTGAAGGATGCCGGGGCTGCCGGGCTGGTCGACGACCGCGCGGCCGAACGGCTGCACCACGCCCTTGAGCTGGGCCGTCGCCCGGTGCGGGATGTGGTCATGCCGGTCGAGCGAGTGGTCTACGCCAGGATCGGGACGACGCCGGAACAGCTGGAACAGCTCTCGTACGAGACCGGTTTCTCGCGCTTCCCGGTGATGGACAGCGAGGAGCGGATCCTGGGCTACCTCCATGTGAAGGACGCCCTGGACGCCACACCGCGCGATGTGCCGTTCCCCGTGACGGCGATGCGCCCGATCGCCCGGGTACGGGCCGCCACACCGCTCGACGACGTACTGACCGCGCTGCGGCGCAGCCGTACACATCTGGCGGCGGTTCTGGACGAGGACGAGCGACTGGCCGGAATGGTCACGATGGAGGACGTGCTGCGCGAACTGGTGGGACGGCCGAAGGCGCGCTGA
- a CDS encoding SGNH/GDSL hydrolase family protein gives MEMNASYTSLVAVGDSFTEGMSDLLPDGSYRGWADVLAGRLAVRTPGFRYANLAVRGKLISQIVDEQVDVAAAMQADVITLVGGLNDTLRPKCDMGMVRGRLEEAVERLAPSCKKLVLMRSPGRNGPVMERFRPRMEELFTLVDDLAARHGASVVDLYGAPALGDPRLWDVDRLHLTADGHRRVAEAVWQALGLPPENDWQTPLPAAAPPKWAIRRVDDLRFARRHLLPWIGRRLTGRSSGDGRTGAQYSAELGRAFWVTPEDSRDPGPVATWRQVDAAPLS, from the coding sequence ATGGAAATGAATGCCTCCTACACCAGCCTTGTCGCGGTCGGCGACTCGTTCACCGAGGGCATGTCGGACCTGCTGCCCGACGGCTCCTACCGGGGCTGGGCCGATGTCCTCGCCGGACGGCTCGCGGTCCGCACGCCGGGATTCCGATACGCGAATCTCGCCGTACGAGGCAAGCTGATCAGCCAGATCGTCGACGAGCAGGTCGATGTGGCCGCCGCCATGCAGGCGGACGTCATCACGCTCGTCGGCGGTCTCAACGACACGCTGCGGCCCAAGTGCGACATGGGCATGGTCCGCGGACGGCTCGAAGAAGCCGTGGAGCGGCTCGCGCCCTCGTGCAAGAAGCTCGTGCTCATGCGCAGCCCCGGTCGCAACGGCCCGGTGATGGAACGTTTCCGTCCGCGGATGGAGGAGCTGTTCACACTCGTCGACGACCTGGCGGCCCGCCACGGAGCATCGGTCGTCGATCTGTACGGAGCACCGGCCCTGGGCGATCCCCGCTTGTGGGACGTCGACCGGCTGCATCTGACGGCCGACGGGCACCGCAGGGTGGCGGAGGCGGTCTGGCAGGCGCTGGGGCTGCCGCCGGAGAACGACTGGCAGACGCCACTGCCGGCCGCCGCGCCCCCGAAATGGGCGATACGACGCGTCGATGACCTCCGTTTCGCCCGCCGGCACTTGCTGCCGTGGATCGGTCGCCGCCTGACCGGCCGCTCGTCCGGTGACGGGCGGACGGGCGCCCAGTACAGCGCCGAACTGGGGAGGGCGTTCTGGGTCACCCCCGAGGACTCCCGTGACCCCGGCCCGGTGGCGACGTGGCGCCAGGTGGATGCGGCTCCGCTCTCGTGA